One window of the Salvelinus alpinus chromosome 13, SLU_Salpinus.1, whole genome shotgun sequence genome contains the following:
- the cngk gene encoding cyclic nucleotide-gated cation channel alpha-3-like isoform X1 — translation MGFEEMYNIKEECPTTVLKKNEVTIISPKQNIVRIWNLFIALTSLVAVTVSLFELFFNSAIPVVVGIRYCLDVIFLLNIISRFYIGYESNGVVIIDSKPVQRKYLQTWFIMDLLAVLPFETLRYASPELHFMHINRCLRVLRLFDIISSFGKEPDTNKIHVAVLNSFSIVVLCVQVSACAWYNQACIAAHGGHPRECPKEENWLQLLPEFSTNLTGVTDFEFYATSLYWSAITLCSVGYGDIHAKKIPEVMVASLVMVVGLFAFIGVIATGMSSIISNLDARRGRFCHRMESICLHMKQMGLPEEVQTWVHKYYYYLWTHRKGSIIAGLLDDLPFALHSEISSACYKPLMKKTTLFHDTEDGFKRALSLKFNTYTYSPGQILAKPGEINQNAYYIEHGVVQVLGDNYCDKVARLLPGSLIGEAYLMYRIPRNTTICAATLCEICVLERSDLLALFADYPEAGLKIARTAQKRLHNVKHPIREAFALGVASNPQNVVFQKDLSVNLLPRDQKIFTLFMEYLANQSHNVSSSVKTSTDVKRSVWMRTIRPDGIFAQKWEVFMLWCITISIFIETWVLFFTNNLDTKGFYNEGWGALYLTISSLVDFFAIIDIFVNLRTEVFTKDGYQADIMGIFDNYRKSWNLYYDVLAVFPLDFFSFTTSGEAHWKVLGYVRWNRLIWIRKVCLFFNKKENDMDKNLFELRTAKCLFLLIFSVHCCSGVMYLTGCKDFRCDEESWAWNTGLKASHSNLYHYMISVYWTTTSMTTIGYGDIVPSTMKERLTAVFVCFIGLFVFNYIISQVYATLASQKAARVTFQNLLSAMTNFMESHDLSLSLQTRVTEYMSLLWSKYQGQAYPGGQFLMHDLPIELQQIVLMKERGRFLSKIPYFEQAGQAFIRDLASTSVMYFFPRGEIIQYSETITRELFCIRKGTCQILSDDLSEIVGLYGEGMYFGEAGFLFGKQATMTVRAKTHCEILVIDFDKIKSVLERYPVIESQITELQSTPGYYDTLLQSVEEIMKSEEQDDDTLKKKDASLTYQGRRYAKKSKCYIEDFGNFPIYAGAEEETVEEKLLKLSKTKLIPPTPRYRGAILPSNPLYIRWECFRFVLAITVSINSSLLFAFLHYKKELWILSYILGLFCWIDMYIRLHVAFYKDNLKVDTLETAKHYVKTSFLIDLISCFPWEVIGWMVVSPFDENGFYSNSEALHLYAYLRAPHLLQLYRIPLAFSFWQSGIATEKTIVTFAKFFLYSVLFLHFSTCIVFAIVCPPADLFGDTTNYLLPMIKHNCSSQSWVYHMDYTFNVVYETATFTELYSISLYFATATLSGVGYGDIHPYLTSMKMTMVFIMVSGALYCGYVAGTFAAMLANADATRAAFTEKKESIQLFLKSQNITGALYHNTVNFYAFKWIRTKGIDQDTLFEYLPSSLLGDISTIIYSDLIAKAFGLDIKRKQQRNSVAQHLSPLERTLSGKLDGPFFHKILRKESVDQLETDGGFIRLLARQIRPFLYRANDLICKRNDFGSEMYFIEKGEVEVLSQDELTVIIKLNAGQYFGEGSLLFAEPRATTIRAATNCDLYVLSKKSLDETVKYYPDICKQIKKAAETKREHLLQRTMDMSKVQKNVSATDILMNDTGYIKLYKHCMAEEENKAKFKDFPFHVRIKTSITQFLISFLLNFIRIHNTTINPESTVRVVYQYTSCLLIIILFWAITYMPSVFDLDRGIFLFTMIIEYIQMIEIILKFHICFYDESGSYISDYRSVSLSYMTRKVGYIYDVICSFPYAFTILHLMNQVSPTTFLPIIVYVRTFHLLRILTVLVFMHKEEQSIITNLLAIRIIKYLVHAILFVHCTAVLFLLFALHGGFKSWVVNTEVFYLPDIYTYSVYWTLATYTTTGYGDIRAVTYRELLFSILIMILSKMQVSYNMGLLSSTQTNKQSLQVAYEEKLQAVQNYMMDENIPSALQNRVIRFYNYRWTRTKGINSEELFKDTPHCMKVEIFSRISVNLLKKNQLFTHLSETFLRHLATKMLLKSYTSGEYISRRGDSGRGMLLILIGKVKLCSWRTGKEAIEYLTTGAALGVDLLLKSKLCRYTAIADNYVDIFFLSKEHFEEVGSYYPDVMNKLLKRASNVINMY, via the exons ATGGGTTTCGAGGAAATGTACAATATCAAGGAGGAATGCCCGACAACCGTTTTGAAAAAAAATGAGGTCACCATCATTTCTCCGAAACAGAACATTGTACGAATATGGAATTTATTCATCGCCCTAACATCGTTGGTGGCTGTGACAGTGTCTTtatttgag CTGTTCTTCAACTCCGCTATCCCTGTCGTTGTTGGGATAAGATACTGCCTGGATGTGATCTTCCTGTTGAACATCATCTCACGCTTTTACATTGGATATGAAAGTAATGGTGTCGTCATAATCGATTCTAAACCAGTGCAGAGAAAATATCTCCAAACATGGTTTATCATGGACCTGTTGGCTGTTCTTCCCTTTGAGACTCTGAGATACGCCTCGCCTGAATTGCATTTTATGCATATCAATCGATGTCTAAGAGTCTTACGGCTGTTTGACATAATAT CGTCCTTTGGAAAAGAACCTGACACCAACAAGATACATGTTGCAGTCCTGAATTCCTTTTCTATTGTTGTCCTCTGTGTTCAAGTCTCTGCGTGTGCCTG GTACAATCAGGCGTGTATAGCTGCTCATGGTGGCCATCCAAGGGAGTGTCCAAAAGAGGAGAACTGGTTACAGCTGTTGCCAGAGT TTTCAACCAATTTGACTGGAGTAACAGATTTTGAGTTTTACGCCACGTCACTATACTGGTCTGCAATAACTCTATGTTCTGTGGG CTATGGAGACATACATGCTAAGAAGATCCCGGAGGTTATGGTTGCCTCACTGGTAATGGTGGTTGGTTTATTTGCCTTCATTGGAGTCATCGCGACTGGAATGAGCTCCATCATTAGCAATCTGGATGCCCGGAGAGGAAGGTTCTGCCATCGAATGGAGTCCATTTGTCTTCATATG AAACAAATGGGATTGCCAGAGGAAGTTCAAACATGGGTGCATAAATATTACTATTATCTGTGGACGCATCGCAAAGGCAGTATAATCGCTGGCCTACTGGATGACCTTCCTTTTGCGCTGCATTCAGAAATATCCTCTGCTTGTTACAAACCTCTGATGAAAAAG ACAACCCTGTTTCATGATACCGAAGATGGCTTCAAAAGGGCTTTGTCACTTAAATTCAACACCTACACATACAGTCCTGGACAAATTTTGGCAAAGCCTGGAGAAATCAATCAAAATGCATACTACATTGAACACGGAGTGGTGCAG GTATTAGGAGATAATTATTGTGACAAAGTTGCCCGTTTGCTACCTGGATCGTTAATTGGAGAG GCTTATCTGATGTACAGAATTCCGAGAAACACTACGATTTGTGCAGCAACATTGTGTGAAATTTGTGTGTTGGAACGAAGTGATCTTCTTGCATTGTTTGCGGATTACCCAGAAG CTGGTTTGAagatagcaagaacagctcaaaaacgGCTGCATAATGTTAAGCATCCTATTAGGGAAGCCTTTGCTCTAGGAGTGGCATCGAACCCCCAGAATGTGGTTTTTCAGAAGGATTTAAGTGTAAATCTGTTG CCAAGGGATCAGAagatttttacattgtttatGGAATATCTTGCAAACCAGTCCCACAATGTCTCTTCATCAGTTAAAACATCTACAGATGTGAAAAGG tcTGTTTGGATGAGAACTATTCGACCAGATGGCATTTTTGCTCAGAAGTGGGAGGTTTTTATGTTGTGGTGTATCACCATTTCCATTTTTATTGAAACATGGGTACTTTTTTTCACCAACAATCTAGACACAAAGG GCTTTTACAACGAAGGATGGGGTGCGCTCTATCTTACAATCAGCTCGTTGGTTGATTTTTTTGCCATTATCGACATATTTGTGAACCTCCGCACAGAAGTTTTTACAAAAGATG GCTATCAAGCTGACATAATGGGTATTTTTGACAACTATCGAAAATCTTGGAATCTGTATTATGACGTCCTGGCTGTTTTCCCTTTGGACTTCTTCTCTTTTACAACAAGCGGAGAAGCACATTGGAAAGTTTTAGGCTATGTCCGATGGAATCGTCTTATTTGGATTCGGAAG GtgtgtttgtttttcaacaaaaaAGAAAATGACATGGATAAGAACCTGTTTGAGCTAAGAACGGCTAAATGTCTTTTCCTCCTGATTTTCTCTGTGCACTGTTGCTCTGGAGTAATGTATCTCACAGGCTGCAAGGACTTCAG GTGTGATGAAGAGTCATGGGCCTGGAACACAGGACTGAAAGCCAGCCATAGCAACTTGTATCATTATATGATTTCTGTTTATTGGACCACAACAAGCATGACAACCATTG GATATGGTGACATTGTTCCCAGCACTATGAAAGAGCGACTTACTGCTGTGTTTGTTTGCTTCATTGGCTTGTTTGTCTTTAACTACATTATCAGTCAAGTCTATGCCACATTGGCCAGTCAGAAAGCTGCCAG GGTTACATTTCAGAATCTCCTCTCAGCTATGACCAACTTCATGGAAAGCCATGACCTTAGTTTATCTCTTCAAACAAGGGTCACTGAGTATATGAGTCTTCTTTGGTCAAAGTACCA GGGTCAAGCATACCCAGGAGGCCAATTTTTAATGCATGACTTGCCAATCGAACTTCAACAGATTGTCctgatgaaagagagagggaggttctTGTCAAAG ATTCCTTATTTCGAGCAAGCTGGACAAGCATTCATTCGGGATCTCGCATCAACATCTGTCATGTATTTCTTTCCCAGAGGGGAGATCATCCAGTACAGTGAAACTATTACCAGAGAACTATTTTGCATTCGAAAAGGGACTTGCCAG aTTCTAAGTGATGACTTGTCTGAAATTGTTGGACTCTACGGTGAAGGAATGTATTTCGGGGAG GCTGGATTTCTGTTTGGAAAACAAGCTACAATGACCGTCCGTGCAAAGACTCATTGTGAGATATTAGTGATCGATTTTGACAAAATTAAATCTGTTCTGGAGAGATACCCGGTCATTGAAAG CCAAATTACAGAATTGCAATCAACACCAGGGTATTACGACACTTTACTGCAAAGCGTTGAAGAAATTATGAAGTCTGAGGAACAGGATGATGACACACTAAAGAAGAAAGATGCCTCGTTGACATATCAAGGTCGTCGATATGCCAAGAAGTCAAAGTGTT ATATTGAGGACTTTGGAAACTTCCCAATCTATGCTGGAGCAGAGGAAGAAACTGTTGAGGAAAAACTTCTGAAACTGAGCAAAACTAAACTGATACCTCCCACACCAAG ATATAGGGGTGCCATTTTGCCTAGCAATCCACTGTACATCCGATGGGAATGTTTCCGATTTGTTTTGGCCATAACGGTCAGCATCAATAGCTCTCTTCTTTTTGCTTTTCTCCACTACAAAAAGGAACTCTGGATTTTGTCCTACATTCTGGGCCTTTTTTGCTGGATTGACATGTATATCCGTTTGCATGTTGCTTTTTACAAGGACAATCTCAAAGTGGACACGCTGGAAACGGCAAAACACTATGTGAAGACAAGCTTTCTAATAGATCTCATCAGCTGTTTTCCCTGGGAAGTTATTGGCTGGATGGTGGTTTCCCCTTTTGATGAGAATGGATTTTACTCAAACAGTGAAGCGCTGCACCTATATGCATATCTCAGAGCCCCACATCTTCTCCAGTTATATCGGATTCCTCTTGCATTTTCATTCTGGCAATCAGGGATTGCAACCGAAAAGACGATTGTCACATTTGCTAAGTTCTTTCTGTATAGCGTCCTTTTTCTTCACTTCAGCACTTGCATCGTTTTTGCAATTGTATGCCCTCCAGCAGACTTGTTTGGTGACACAACCAATTACTTACTGCCTATGATAAAGCACAACTGTTCATCACAATCCTGGGTGTATCACATGGACTACACGTTTAACGTAGTGTACG AAACGGCTACCTTCACAGAACTGTATTCCATAAGTTTATATTTTGCAACTGCAACTCTCAGTGGTGTAGGCTATGGTGATATACATCCTTATCTAACCTCTATG aaAATGACCATGGTCTTCATAATGGTGTCTGGAGCATTGTATTGTGGTTATGTGGCTGGTACATTTGCTGCTATGTTAGCCAATGCAGATGCTACAAGGGCAGCTTTTACTGAGAAAAAGGAAAGCATACAACTATTCTTGAAG AGTCAGAACATTACAGGGGCTCTATATCACAATACTGTGAACTTCTATGCTTTCAAATGGATAAGAACGAAAGGAATAGACCAAGACACACTGTTTGAGTATTTGCCATCGTCTCTACTCGGAGATATATCTACCATTATCTACTCTGACCTTATTGCAAAG GCATTTGGACTTGATATCAAAAGGAAGCAGCAAAGGAACTCAGTGGCACAACATTTATCCCCACTCGAGAGAACATTATCTGGAAAGCTTGAT GGACCCTTTTTTCACAAAATTCTGAGGAAAGAGAGTGTGGACCAATTGGAAACAGATGGAGGATTCATTCGGTTACTAGCTAGACAGATTCGACCGTTCCTTTACAGAGCTAATGACCTGATATGCAAAAGAAATGACTTTGGATCTGAG ATGTATTTCATTGAAAAGGGAGAAGTAGAAGTCTTGTCACAGGACGAGTTGACTGTTATCATCAAACTGAATGCGGGACAATACTTTGGAGAAGGGAGCCTTCTGTTTGCAGAACCTCGTGCAACCACAATAAG GGCTGCCACAAATTGTGATCTGTATGTCCTCTCCAAGAAAAGCCTTGATGAAACTGTCAAATACTATCCAGACATTTGCAAACAGATAAAGAAAGCTGCAGAAACGAAACGTGAACATCTACTGCAAAGAACAATGGACATGTCAAAAGTTCAGAAGAATGTTTCAGCAACTGACATACTTATGAATGACACAGGAT ATATAAAGCTTTACAAGCACTGCATGGCAGAAGAGGAAAATAAAGCAAAGTTTAAAGACTTCCCATTTCATGTCCGAATTAAGACAAGCATCACTCAATTCTTGATCAGTTTTCTGTTGAACTTCATCAGAATCCACAACACAACAATCAATCCGGAGAGCACAGTACGTGTTGTGTATCAGTACACATCTTGCCTTCTGATCATCATTCTGTTTTGGGCGATAACATATATG CCATCTGTGTTCGATCTTGACCGAGGCATCTTTTTGTTCACTATGATTATCGAATACATTCAAATGATTGAG ATCATTTTGAAATTTCATATTTGTTTCTACGATGAAAGTGGATCATACATCTCAGACTACAGATCTGTGTCACTGAGCTATATGACGAGGAAAGTGGGATACATTTATGATGTCATATGCTCATTCCCATATGCATTTACAATTTTGCATCTCATGAATCAAGTGTCACCGACAACATTTCTGCCCATAATAGTATATGTTCGCACTTTTCATCTCCTCCGGATTCTGACTGTACTTGTCTTCATGCACAAGGAGGAGCAATCCATCATAACTAA CTTGCTTGCCATACGAATCATCAAGTACTTGGTCCATGCAATCCTGTTTGTCCACTGTACCGCAGTTTTATTTCTTTTATTTGCTTTGCATGGTGGCTTTAAATCGTGGGTTGTCAACACAG AAGTGTTTTACCTCCCTGATATTTACACCTACTCCGTATATTGGACTTTAGCAACTTACACAACAACAGGCTATGGTGATATCCGTGCAGTGACATACAGAGAATTGTTATTCTCCATTTTGATAATGATTCTTTCCAAGATGCAAGTCAGTTATAATATGGGACTTCTCTCATCCACTCAAACAAACAAGCAATCACTTCAAGTGGCGTATGAAGAGAAACTGCAG GCAGTCCAAAACTACATGATGGATGAAAACATTCCATCAGCGCTGCAAAATCGCGTAATCCGATTCTACAATTACCGATGGACACGCACCAAAGGGATAAATTCAGAAGAATTGTTCAAAGATACACCTCATTGTATGAAAGTTGAAATTTTCTCAAG aataagcgtGAATCTACTGAAGAAAAATCAGCTCTTCACTCACCTCTCAGAAACATTCCTGCGACACTTGGCAACGAAAATGTTGCTGAAAAGCTACACCTCTG GGGAATACATCAGTAGAAGGGGAGACTCTGGCCGTGGCATGTTGCTGATCCTGATTGGTAAGGTGAAACTTTGCTCATGGAGAACTGGAAAGGAGGCCATTGAGTATCTTACAACTGGAGCCGCCTTGGGAGTTGACTTGCTGCTGAAATCCAAGTTGTGTAGATACACTGCCATTGCTGAtaactatgtggatatattttTCCTGTCGAAAGAGCACTTTGAAGAAGTTGGGTCGTATTACCCAGATGTCATGAATAAGCTGCTAAAGAGAGCCTCAAACGTTATCAACATGTACTAA